Proteins encoded within one genomic window of Apis mellifera strain DH4 linkage group LG1, Amel_HAv3.1, whole genome shotgun sequence:
- the LOC411555 gene encoding N-acetylneuraminate 9-O-acetyltransferase isoform X2 yields MTSAEHFISLITVASAKKLATALVLCFILYHGLMHIIYGSDSCKWLLTEGRYKGDKEWQPYGCMMHYYTQTDSRRCLRYLAFMGHHNHFVFIGDVRIRQLYKSFISQFIVDGKASDLTELPENSDLNFNDAQLRLNVQFLWRPQLDNIMIEDLRSWMKTDAPSLIISGCGAMTILANNNSDTQLYSEYSMGLVRLVQPVDFLAKKNTKYLWMLQDPVIKERLPAQLSGIDNRQINLCNKAAIKILSHSEVHIWESSKLVGAGVLEQSPDGYLASPLSLRHKIQILLNTYCNDHMNFDDGSCCSYPEPATILQLLSLSILALCIIIGGGMWLYRKFCYYRTEISYLRVDMENTEEANNSETIQIEQPEVQDFYTLMTSLALLSIILSYFYLCDRFLFIFRTNFFMKENKYYSEFSFWLPLGYILALGLFFTEDRERGPRTLNREQTDEWKGLMQAVVLIYHVTGAKNVLPIYMYLRLINSAYLFLSGYGHFCYFWQTGDVSLIRFARVMFRLNFLTVSLCLCMNRPYQFYHFVPLVSFWFLVIYFLAWLPPRIYSGSLNEYGPRALLYLALKLLGLVSMITILYMSEVFFEKVFVTRPWKALFVTTDDDIREWWSRWRVDRYSVTWGVTFGAGLVALQRIDHIPGTALSSLLALISLTAYTTFTILCHSVSECEEIHSYVAFIPIIGYIALRNASLALRGKHSALLTGLGRISLETLVAQGHIWLAADSHGVLVLLPRFPVLNLLVTSFIFICASHEFLYQLAFMMECFEIYVFIISQILYIKKRFMYILQTYFQYCW; encoded by the exons atgacttCAGCCGAACACTTTATTAGTTTAATTACTGTGGCAAGTGCTAAGAAATTAGCCACTGCACTTGTcttgtgttttattttatatcatggaTTAATGCACATTATAtatg gTAGTGACTCTTGTAAATGGTTATTAACAGAAGGAAGATATAAAGGAGATAAAGAATGGCAGCCTTATGGTTGTATGATGCATTATTATACACAAAc agacaGTCGCAGATGTTTGAGATATCTAGCTTTCATGGGCCACCATAATCACTTTGTATTTATTGGAGACGTTAGAATCAGACAATTATATAAGTCTTTTATATCACAATTTATAGTTGATGGGAAAGCATCTGATTTAACAGAATTACCAGAGAATtctgatttaaatttcaatgatgCACAACTTAGAttaaatgtacaatttttgTGGAGACCTCAATtggataatattatgatagaaGATCTTAGAAGTTGGATG aaaactGATGCACctagtttaattatttcaggCTGTGGAGCAATGACAATTCttgctaataataatagtgacACTCAATTGTACTCTGAATATAGTATGGGATTAGTGAGACTTGTACAACCAGTAGACtttttagcaaaaaaaaatacaaaatatttatggatGTTGCAAGATCctgtaataaaagaaagactGCCAGCTCAATTATCAGGCATAGATAATAGACAGatcaatttatgtaataaagcAGCAATAAag ATACTATCTCATAGTGAGGTTCATATATGGGAAAGTAGTAAACTTGTTGGTGCAGGTGTATTGGAACAAAGTCCAGATGGATATTTAGCTAGTCCTCTGTCTTTGCGACATAAGattcaaatattgttaaatacttACTGTAATGATCATATGAATTTTGATGATGGAAGTTGTTGCAGTTATCCAGAACCAGCAacaatattgcaattattaagTTTGTCAATACTTGCTTTATg CATAATAATTGGTGGTGGAATGTGGTTATATAGAAAGTTTTGTTATTATCGAACTGAAATTTCTTACTTACGTGTTGACATGGAAAATACTGAAGAAGCAAATAATTCTGAAACTATACAAATTGAACAACCCGAAGTACAAGATTTTTATACTTTGATGACATCTCTGGCTCTCttgtcaattattttatcttatttttatttatgtgatag atttttatttatatttaggacAAATTTCttcatgaaagaaaataaatactatagTGAATTTAGTTTTTGGTTGCCATTAGGATATATATTAGCTCttggtttattttttactgaagatagagaaagagggCCAAGAACTTTGAATCGAGAACAAACAGATGAATGGAAAGGATTAATGCAAGCTGtagtattaatttatcatgttACTGGAGCTAAAAATGTCTTAcctatttatatgtatttaagattaattaattctgcttatttatttctttctggaTATGGACATTTTTGTTACTTTTGGCAAACGGGTGATGTTTCTTTAATAAGATTTGCACGa gtaatgtttagattaaattttctaactgTGTCTTTATGCCTTTGTATGAACAGACCATATCAGTTTTATCACTTTGTTCCCTTAGTCTCCTTCTGgtttttagtaatttatttcttagcATGGTTACCACCAAGAATATATTCTGGTAGTTTAAACGAATATGGACCAAGAGCTTTACTTTATCTTGCATTAAAACTTTTAGGTCTTGTATCAatgattacaatattatatatgtcagag gtgttttttgaaaaagtatttGTAACAAGACCTTGGAAAGCATTATTTGTTACAACTGATGATGATATACGTGAATGGTGGTCACGGTGGAGAGTGGATAGATATAGTGTAACTTGGGGAGTAACTTTTGGGGCAGGTCTTGTAGCTTTGCAAAGAATAGATCACATTCCAGGAACTGCATTATCTTCTCTATTagcattaatttctttaactgCTTATACtacttttacaatattatgtcATTCAGTATCTGAATGTGAGGAAATTCACTCATATGTTGCATTTATTCca atTATAGGTTACATTGCACTTAGAAATGCTTCATTAGCATTACGTGGTAAACATTCAGCTCTTTTGACTGGTTTAGGTCGCATCAGCTTAGAAACTCTAGTCGCACAAGGTCACATTTGGTTGGCAGCAGATTCGCATGGTGTATTAGTTTTATTACCAAGATTTCCagtattaaatcttttagtTACATCATTCATCTTTATATGTGCAAGTCACGAA tTCTTGTACCAATTGGCATTCATGATGGaatgttttgaaatatatgtttttataattagtcaaattctatatataaaaaaacgctTCATGtatat ATTACAaacatatttccaatattgctggtaa
- the LOC411555 gene encoding N-acetylneuraminate 9-O-acetyltransferase isoform X4 codes for MTSAEHFISLITVASAKKLATALVLCFILYHGLMHIIYGSDSCKWLLTEGRYKGDKEWQPYGCMMHYYTQTDSRRCLRYLAFMGHHNHFVFIGDVRIRQLYKSFISQFIVDGKASDLTELPENSDLNFNDAQLRLNVQFLWRPQLDNIMIEDLRSWMKTDAPSLIISGCGAMTILANNNSDTQLYSEYSMGLVRLVQPVDFLAKKNTKYLWMLQDPVIKERLPAQLSGIDNRQINLCNKAAIKILSHSEVHIWESSKLVGAGVLEQSPDGYLASPLSLRHKIQILLNTYCNDHMNFDDGSCCSYPEPATILQLLSLSILALCIIIGGGMWLYRKFCYYRTEISYLRVDMENTEEANNSETIQIEQPEVQDFYTLMTSLALLSIILSYFYLCDRFLFIFRTNFFMKENKYYSEFSFWLPLGYILALGLFFTEDRERGPRTLNREQTDEWKGLMQAVVLIYHVTGAKNVLPIYMYLRLINSAYLFLSGYGHFCYFWQTGDVSLIRFARVMFRLNFLTVSLCLCMNRPYQFYHFVPLVSFWFLVIYFLAWLPPRIYSGSLNEYGPRALLYLALKLLGLVSMITILYMSEVFFEKVFVTRPWKALFVTTDDDIREWWSRWRVDRYSVTWGVTFGAGLVALQRIDHIPGTALSSLLALISLTAYTTFTILCHSVSECEEIHSYVAFIPIIGYIALRNASLALRGKHSALLTGLGRISLETLVAQGHIWLAADSHGVLVLLPRFPVLNLLVTSFIFICASHEFLYQLAFMMECFEIYVFIISQILYIKKRFMYI; via the exons atgacttCAGCCGAACACTTTATTAGTTTAATTACTGTGGCAAGTGCTAAGAAATTAGCCACTGCACTTGTcttgtgttttattttatatcatggaTTAATGCACATTATAtatg gTAGTGACTCTTGTAAATGGTTATTAACAGAAGGAAGATATAAAGGAGATAAAGAATGGCAGCCTTATGGTTGTATGATGCATTATTATACACAAAc agacaGTCGCAGATGTTTGAGATATCTAGCTTTCATGGGCCACCATAATCACTTTGTATTTATTGGAGACGTTAGAATCAGACAATTATATAAGTCTTTTATATCACAATTTATAGTTGATGGGAAAGCATCTGATTTAACAGAATTACCAGAGAATtctgatttaaatttcaatgatgCACAACTTAGAttaaatgtacaatttttgTGGAGACCTCAATtggataatattatgatagaaGATCTTAGAAGTTGGATG aaaactGATGCACctagtttaattatttcaggCTGTGGAGCAATGACAATTCttgctaataataatagtgacACTCAATTGTACTCTGAATATAGTATGGGATTAGTGAGACTTGTACAACCAGTAGACtttttagcaaaaaaaaatacaaaatatttatggatGTTGCAAGATCctgtaataaaagaaagactGCCAGCTCAATTATCAGGCATAGATAATAGACAGatcaatttatgtaataaagcAGCAATAAag ATACTATCTCATAGTGAGGTTCATATATGGGAAAGTAGTAAACTTGTTGGTGCAGGTGTATTGGAACAAAGTCCAGATGGATATTTAGCTAGTCCTCTGTCTTTGCGACATAAGattcaaatattgttaaatacttACTGTAATGATCATATGAATTTTGATGATGGAAGTTGTTGCAGTTATCCAGAACCAGCAacaatattgcaattattaagTTTGTCAATACTTGCTTTATg CATAATAATTGGTGGTGGAATGTGGTTATATAGAAAGTTTTGTTATTATCGAACTGAAATTTCTTACTTACGTGTTGACATGGAAAATACTGAAGAAGCAAATAATTCTGAAACTATACAAATTGAACAACCCGAAGTACAAGATTTTTATACTTTGATGACATCTCTGGCTCTCttgtcaattattttatcttatttttatttatgtgatag atttttatttatatttaggacAAATTTCttcatgaaagaaaataaatactatagTGAATTTAGTTTTTGGTTGCCATTAGGATATATATTAGCTCttggtttattttttactgaagatagagaaagagggCCAAGAACTTTGAATCGAGAACAAACAGATGAATGGAAAGGATTAATGCAAGCTGtagtattaatttatcatgttACTGGAGCTAAAAATGTCTTAcctatttatatgtatttaagattaattaattctgcttatttatttctttctggaTATGGACATTTTTGTTACTTTTGGCAAACGGGTGATGTTTCTTTAATAAGATTTGCACGa gtaatgtttagattaaattttctaactgTGTCTTTATGCCTTTGTATGAACAGACCATATCAGTTTTATCACTTTGTTCCCTTAGTCTCCTTCTGgtttttagtaatttatttcttagcATGGTTACCACCAAGAATATATTCTGGTAGTTTAAACGAATATGGACCAAGAGCTTTACTTTATCTTGCATTAAAACTTTTAGGTCTTGTATCAatgattacaatattatatatgtcagag gtgttttttgaaaaagtatttGTAACAAGACCTTGGAAAGCATTATTTGTTACAACTGATGATGATATACGTGAATGGTGGTCACGGTGGAGAGTGGATAGATATAGTGTAACTTGGGGAGTAACTTTTGGGGCAGGTCTTGTAGCTTTGCAAAGAATAGATCACATTCCAGGAACTGCATTATCTTCTCTATTagcattaatttctttaactgCTTATACtacttttacaatattatgtcATTCAGTATCTGAATGTGAGGAAATTCACTCATATGTTGCATTTATTCca atTATAGGTTACATTGCACTTAGAAATGCTTCATTAGCATTACGTGGTAAACATTCAGCTCTTTTGACTGGTTTAGGTCGCATCAGCTTAGAAACTCTAGTCGCACAAGGTCACATTTGGTTGGCAGCAGATTCGCATGGTGTATTAGTTTTATTACCAAGATTTCCagtattaaatcttttagtTACATCATTCATCTTTATATGTGCAAGTCACGAA tTCTTGTACCAATTGGCATTCATGATGGaatgttttgaaatatatgtttttataattagtcaaattctatatataaaaaaacgctTCATGtatat CTAA
- the LOC411555 gene encoding N-acetylneuraminate 9-O-acetyltransferase isoform X1, which produces MTSAEHFISLITVASAKKLATALVLCFILYHGLMHIIYGSDSCKWLLTEGRYKGDKEWQPYGCMMHYYTQTDSRRCLRYLAFMGHHNHFVFIGDVRIRQLYKSFISQFIVDGKASDLTELPENSDLNFNDAQLRLNVQFLWRPQLDNIMIEDLRSWMKTDAPSLIISGCGAMTILANNNSDTQLYSEYSMGLVRLVQPVDFLAKKNTKYLWMLQDPVIKERLPAQLSGIDNRQINLCNKAAIKILSHSEVHIWESSKLVGAGVLEQSPDGYLASPLSLRHKIQILLNTYCNDHMNFDDGSCCSYPEPATILQLLSLSILALCIIIGGGMWLYRKFCYYRTEISYLRVDMENTEEANNSETIQIEQPEVQDFYTLMTSLALLSIILSYFYLCDRFLFIFRTNFFMKENKYYSEFSFWLPLGYILALGLFFTEDRERGPRTLNREQTDEWKGLMQAVVLIYHVTGAKNVLPIYMYLRLINSAYLFLSGYGHFCYFWQTGDVSLIRFARVMFRLNFLTVSLCLCMNRPYQFYHFVPLVSFWFLVIYFLAWLPPRIYSGSLNEYGPRALLYLALKLLGLVSMITILYMSEVFFEKVFVTRPWKALFVTTDDDIREWWSRWRVDRYSVTWGVTFGAGLVALQRIDHIPGTALSSLLALISLTAYTTFTILCHSVSECEEIHSYVAFIPIIGYIALRNASLALRGKHSALLTGLGRISLETLVAQGHIWLAADSHGVLVLLPRFPVLNLLVTSFIFICASHEIHRLTQVLAPYAVPNDWRLVARNLLLFIAVLVPIGIHDGMF; this is translated from the exons atgacttCAGCCGAACACTTTATTAGTTTAATTACTGTGGCAAGTGCTAAGAAATTAGCCACTGCACTTGTcttgtgttttattttatatcatggaTTAATGCACATTATAtatg gTAGTGACTCTTGTAAATGGTTATTAACAGAAGGAAGATATAAAGGAGATAAAGAATGGCAGCCTTATGGTTGTATGATGCATTATTATACACAAAc agacaGTCGCAGATGTTTGAGATATCTAGCTTTCATGGGCCACCATAATCACTTTGTATTTATTGGAGACGTTAGAATCAGACAATTATATAAGTCTTTTATATCACAATTTATAGTTGATGGGAAAGCATCTGATTTAACAGAATTACCAGAGAATtctgatttaaatttcaatgatgCACAACTTAGAttaaatgtacaatttttgTGGAGACCTCAATtggataatattatgatagaaGATCTTAGAAGTTGGATG aaaactGATGCACctagtttaattatttcaggCTGTGGAGCAATGACAATTCttgctaataataatagtgacACTCAATTGTACTCTGAATATAGTATGGGATTAGTGAGACTTGTACAACCAGTAGACtttttagcaaaaaaaaatacaaaatatttatggatGTTGCAAGATCctgtaataaaagaaagactGCCAGCTCAATTATCAGGCATAGATAATAGACAGatcaatttatgtaataaagcAGCAATAAag ATACTATCTCATAGTGAGGTTCATATATGGGAAAGTAGTAAACTTGTTGGTGCAGGTGTATTGGAACAAAGTCCAGATGGATATTTAGCTAGTCCTCTGTCTTTGCGACATAAGattcaaatattgttaaatacttACTGTAATGATCATATGAATTTTGATGATGGAAGTTGTTGCAGTTATCCAGAACCAGCAacaatattgcaattattaagTTTGTCAATACTTGCTTTATg CATAATAATTGGTGGTGGAATGTGGTTATATAGAAAGTTTTGTTATTATCGAACTGAAATTTCTTACTTACGTGTTGACATGGAAAATACTGAAGAAGCAAATAATTCTGAAACTATACAAATTGAACAACCCGAAGTACAAGATTTTTATACTTTGATGACATCTCTGGCTCTCttgtcaattattttatcttatttttatttatgtgatag atttttatttatatttaggacAAATTTCttcatgaaagaaaataaatactatagTGAATTTAGTTTTTGGTTGCCATTAGGATATATATTAGCTCttggtttattttttactgaagatagagaaagagggCCAAGAACTTTGAATCGAGAACAAACAGATGAATGGAAAGGATTAATGCAAGCTGtagtattaatttatcatgttACTGGAGCTAAAAATGTCTTAcctatttatatgtatttaagattaattaattctgcttatttatttctttctggaTATGGACATTTTTGTTACTTTTGGCAAACGGGTGATGTTTCTTTAATAAGATTTGCACGa gtaatgtttagattaaattttctaactgTGTCTTTATGCCTTTGTATGAACAGACCATATCAGTTTTATCACTTTGTTCCCTTAGTCTCCTTCTGgtttttagtaatttatttcttagcATGGTTACCACCAAGAATATATTCTGGTAGTTTAAACGAATATGGACCAAGAGCTTTACTTTATCTTGCATTAAAACTTTTAGGTCTTGTATCAatgattacaatattatatatgtcagag gtgttttttgaaaaagtatttGTAACAAGACCTTGGAAAGCATTATTTGTTACAACTGATGATGATATACGTGAATGGTGGTCACGGTGGAGAGTGGATAGATATAGTGTAACTTGGGGAGTAACTTTTGGGGCAGGTCTTGTAGCTTTGCAAAGAATAGATCACATTCCAGGAACTGCATTATCTTCTCTATTagcattaatttctttaactgCTTATACtacttttacaatattatgtcATTCAGTATCTGAATGTGAGGAAATTCACTCATATGTTGCATTTATTCca atTATAGGTTACATTGCACTTAGAAATGCTTCATTAGCATTACGTGGTAAACATTCAGCTCTTTTGACTGGTTTAGGTCGCATCAGCTTAGAAACTCTAGTCGCACAAGGTCACATTTGGTTGGCAGCAGATTCGCATGGTGTATTAGTTTTATTACCAAGATTTCCagtattaaatcttttagtTACATCATTCATCTTTATATGTGCAAGTCACGAA ATACATAGATTAACTCAAGTATTAGCACCTTATGCAGTACCAAATGATTGGAGACTAGTGGCTCgcaacttattattatttattgcagtTCTTGTACCAATTGGCATTCATGATGGaatgttttga
- the LOC411555 gene encoding N-acetylneuraminate 9-O-acetyltransferase isoform X3 codes for MTSAEHFISLITVASAKKLATALVLCFILYHGLMHIIYGSDSCKWLLTEGRYKGDKEWQPYGCMMHYYTQTDSRRCLRYLAFMGHHNHFVFIGDVRIRQLYKSFISQFIVDGKASDLTELPENSDLNFNDAQLRLNVQFLWRPQLDNIMIEDLRSWMKTDAPSLIISGCGAMTILANNNSDTQLYSEYSMGLVRLVQPVDFLAKKNTKYLWMLQDPVIKERLPAQLSGIDNRQINLCNKAAIKILSHSEVHIWESSKLVGAGVLEQSPDGYLASPLSLRHKIQILLNTYCNDHMNFDDGSCCSYPEPATILQLLSLSILALCIIIGGGMWLYRKFCYYRTEISYLRVDMENTEEANNSETIQIEQPEVQDFYTLMTSLALLSIILSYFYLCDRTNFFMKENKYYSEFSFWLPLGYILALGLFFTEDRERGPRTLNREQTDEWKGLMQAVVLIYHVTGAKNVLPIYMYLRLINSAYLFLSGYGHFCYFWQTGDVSLIRFARVMFRLNFLTVSLCLCMNRPYQFYHFVPLVSFWFLVIYFLAWLPPRIYSGSLNEYGPRALLYLALKLLGLVSMITILYMSEVFFEKVFVTRPWKALFVTTDDDIREWWSRWRVDRYSVTWGVTFGAGLVALQRIDHIPGTALSSLLALISLTAYTTFTILCHSVSECEEIHSYVAFIPIIGYIALRNASLALRGKHSALLTGLGRISLETLVAQGHIWLAADSHGVLVLLPRFPVLNLLVTSFIFICASHEIHRLTQVLAPYAVPNDWRLVARNLLLFIAVLVPIGIHDGMF; via the exons atgacttCAGCCGAACACTTTATTAGTTTAATTACTGTGGCAAGTGCTAAGAAATTAGCCACTGCACTTGTcttgtgttttattttatatcatggaTTAATGCACATTATAtatg gTAGTGACTCTTGTAAATGGTTATTAACAGAAGGAAGATATAAAGGAGATAAAGAATGGCAGCCTTATGGTTGTATGATGCATTATTATACACAAAc agacaGTCGCAGATGTTTGAGATATCTAGCTTTCATGGGCCACCATAATCACTTTGTATTTATTGGAGACGTTAGAATCAGACAATTATATAAGTCTTTTATATCACAATTTATAGTTGATGGGAAAGCATCTGATTTAACAGAATTACCAGAGAATtctgatttaaatttcaatgatgCACAACTTAGAttaaatgtacaatttttgTGGAGACCTCAATtggataatattatgatagaaGATCTTAGAAGTTGGATG aaaactGATGCACctagtttaattatttcaggCTGTGGAGCAATGACAATTCttgctaataataatagtgacACTCAATTGTACTCTGAATATAGTATGGGATTAGTGAGACTTGTACAACCAGTAGACtttttagcaaaaaaaaatacaaaatatttatggatGTTGCAAGATCctgtaataaaagaaagactGCCAGCTCAATTATCAGGCATAGATAATAGACAGatcaatttatgtaataaagcAGCAATAAag ATACTATCTCATAGTGAGGTTCATATATGGGAAAGTAGTAAACTTGTTGGTGCAGGTGTATTGGAACAAAGTCCAGATGGATATTTAGCTAGTCCTCTGTCTTTGCGACATAAGattcaaatattgttaaatacttACTGTAATGATCATATGAATTTTGATGATGGAAGTTGTTGCAGTTATCCAGAACCAGCAacaatattgcaattattaagTTTGTCAATACTTGCTTTATg CATAATAATTGGTGGTGGAATGTGGTTATATAGAAAGTTTTGTTATTATCGAACTGAAATTTCTTACTTACGTGTTGACATGGAAAATACTGAAGAAGCAAATAATTCTGAAACTATACAAATTGAACAACCCGAAGTACAAGATTTTTATACTTTGATGACATCTCTGGCTCTCttgtcaattattttatcttatttttatttatgtgatag gacAAATTTCttcatgaaagaaaataaatactatagTGAATTTAGTTTTTGGTTGCCATTAGGATATATATTAGCTCttggtttattttttactgaagatagagaaagagggCCAAGAACTTTGAATCGAGAACAAACAGATGAATGGAAAGGATTAATGCAAGCTGtagtattaatttatcatgttACTGGAGCTAAAAATGTCTTAcctatttatatgtatttaagattaattaattctgcttatttatttctttctggaTATGGACATTTTTGTTACTTTTGGCAAACGGGTGATGTTTCTTTAATAAGATTTGCACGa gtaatgtttagattaaattttctaactgTGTCTTTATGCCTTTGTATGAACAGACCATATCAGTTTTATCACTTTGTTCCCTTAGTCTCCTTCTGgtttttagtaatttatttcttagcATGGTTACCACCAAGAATATATTCTGGTAGTTTAAACGAATATGGACCAAGAGCTTTACTTTATCTTGCATTAAAACTTTTAGGTCTTGTATCAatgattacaatattatatatgtcagag gtgttttttgaaaaagtatttGTAACAAGACCTTGGAAAGCATTATTTGTTACAACTGATGATGATATACGTGAATGGTGGTCACGGTGGAGAGTGGATAGATATAGTGTAACTTGGGGAGTAACTTTTGGGGCAGGTCTTGTAGCTTTGCAAAGAATAGATCACATTCCAGGAACTGCATTATCTTCTCTATTagcattaatttctttaactgCTTATACtacttttacaatattatgtcATTCAGTATCTGAATGTGAGGAAATTCACTCATATGTTGCATTTATTCca atTATAGGTTACATTGCACTTAGAAATGCTTCATTAGCATTACGTGGTAAACATTCAGCTCTTTTGACTGGTTTAGGTCGCATCAGCTTAGAAACTCTAGTCGCACAAGGTCACATTTGGTTGGCAGCAGATTCGCATGGTGTATTAGTTTTATTACCAAGATTTCCagtattaaatcttttagtTACATCATTCATCTTTATATGTGCAAGTCACGAA ATACATAGATTAACTCAAGTATTAGCACCTTATGCAGTACCAAATGATTGGAGACTAGTGGCTCgcaacttattattatttattgcagtTCTTGTACCAATTGGCATTCATGATGGaatgttttga
- the LOC409100 gene encoding ubiquitin-conjugating enzyme E2 W codes for MYVAMSDKTTMAAMSPSKRRLQKELTSLIREPPPGVHVDEDLTSQNLTQWIVHMEGAKGTLYEGEQFQLQFRFSSKYPFDSPEVTFIGGNIPIHPHIYSNGHICLSILTEDWSPALSVQSICLSIVSMLSSCKEKKRPPDNSFYVKTCSKNPKKTKWWYHDDNV; via the exons ATGTATGTTGCAATGAGCGATAAAACGACAATGGCGGCAATGTCCCCATCGAAg CGAAGATTACAGAAAGAATTAACATCTTTAATACGTGAACCTCCACCAGGTGTACATGTAGATGAAGATCTTACTAGTCAAAATTTAACACAATGGATTGTTCACATGGAAGGTGCAAAAGGCACCTTATATGAAGGCGAACAATTTCAACTGCAATTTAGATTCAGTTCCAAATATCCATTTGACTCACCAGAAGTGACTTTTATAGGTGGAAATATACCAATACATCCACATATTTATAGCAATGGCCACATATGCTTATCCATTTTAACTGAAGATTGGTCTCCAGCTTTGAGTGTACAAAGCATTTGTTTAAGTATTGTATCAATGTTGAGTAGTTGTAAAgagaag AAAAGGCCACctgataattctttttatgtaaaaacatGTAGTAAAAAtccaaagaaaacaaaatggtGGTATCATG ATGACAATGTGTAA